A region of the Arachis hypogaea cultivar Tifrunner chromosome 15, arahy.Tifrunner.gnm2.J5K5, whole genome shotgun sequence genome:
ggcgtaattctgttttggttcttaaggtttaaagtgtcctatttaaatccaaaaaagtttcatttagcttcaatttagtcccaccggtggtcaaagataaataatcaacaaaatgtcctacatgacagcaatataagaacaaggtcgataatctagagaacaagtacaagctccagaggcacaaaatcaaccgtgaatgcattaatacatttatttatcattttttttataattaaaatgaaatattttctataaaactagaAAAAATGTTAAATgcatgtattgatgcatccactgttgattttgtgcctctggagcttgtatctattctccaaattatcgactcaaatagaacactttaaaccttaatgACCAAAACAGGATTATGCAAAAACGTAGGGGACTAATTTAGTACTTTTcccattaattaataattaattttatatgccCAGCCCAGTCTAATCTAACTAACCTCGTTGTCCACACTCTTCCCCTTCCAATTGTATAGTGTATACATTCCATAACTTCTATGCAGAGAATTCAGCACGCCAATCACCGGCATGAAGAATTCTAAGCTATCTACAGTCTTCACCATTGCGTTAAAGATTCTTatcatttattcattaaataaataaaataaaatcaattattttcATCCTCTCTCTAAACTCATCCATTCCAAAGATTATCTTAGCATATAGAAGTAAAAAAATTCAACAACAGTGCATAATGCTCCAAAACAAAATTCAGAACATGTAAGCGTGCAAGCATGTCTCAATTCCAAATTGCAAATTAGCTTCTAAACCACTTCCTGAATAATATCTATTGAACTAAATAAACTGGGATTCAACTCACCGAGTTGTTTCAATTCGCGAAGCCTGCAAATAcaagcaaataaaaaataaacaaaaattaacaaacgaaggaacaaaaaaataaaaatataagactcTGGAAGTGACACAGTTGAACGTAGAAAACAAAGTCCCGAACTTGCCTCTGAAACTGCTCAGTGTCAATGAACTTCAAACTGAGCTGCAAAAACAGAACAATCACAACAATAAACGCCTTTTGCATTGTAACATGGCGGAGAATTTCTAGTTTTCGAAATTTCAATCACAAAAGAATTTTAATGATAAGAAGAAGggggaaaaattggaaaagaggagaagaaaaaaaaattgaattacgtTGTCAAGGTAAATGTTGCCATGGAGATTGTCGTGGACATGCTTGGAGGGCCTGAGATCGCGGGCGGAAACGGCGTCGTATGAGTGAGGCAACGACGAAACGTCGCCGTTGCAGCAAGCTCccatgctgctgctgctgcttcttcttctttgcttGCTCACTCAGCAAACGCGTGTCCGTGTCTATTGGAATTGGAAAGAGAGAGTGTGGCTCGAAAAGAAACAGAATAGTGGGATTTTATAGTATGAACTATGAAGTGTGTGTGGGAGAGAGAGAATGCTGCTGCTTTGCTTTCCTTTGTTTCTTCGCTTCGGTTCGTAATAACTTACTATTGATTACTACTTTTTAATTAATACTGAGTATAATTATCgggttaaaattttgaaaatggtgCAGCAatggtagggtagggtagggtttggagccTACCCTAACTCTATCTGtaggttgaaaattttattaaaattctatcATACCTTATtcgcgggttgagaatctctcaactctAACCCTACTTACAtcctaaaattctaaaccctaccctaccctactcgcagaaatatcaaattttttcaaagtaaatataaaatttaactatttcgaattttatacatattaataacataaaaaataaaaaattaatgttttaaattgttaaattaactaactagttttagTGGTTGTTTACTTATTATAAGTCATTATATGAGGGAGATTGTGGGTTCAACTCTCACTTCTTTCACTATAtacttaatttttataaaatatgtgttatatatgaggtgcgggtatatgaggtgcgggtagggtagggtagggtacaccctaaacccgtaccctaccctacccgcaggcatACCCAGACCGTACCCTATCCTACCCGCAGCGGATCGGGTAGCCTACCCTACccgaacgggttggaccgggtatACCCAGACCGTACCCTATCCTACCCGCAGCGGATCGGGTAGCCTACCCTACccgaacgggttggaccgggttgggtacccgcggatagggtatgaattgccagccctaGCTATGCTCTCTATAATCTATATATAGTTAtcaggggtggcaaagcgggccgaCCCGTCCCAACCCGTAGCCGATTGGCGAGTTAGCGGACTAAcccgcttgactcttttttttttttgaaaaaataaaatttattaaaattaaccaaaaaataataattaaataatcaaatataaataaaaaataatcaaattataatataatttttttattatatttttttaatttttaatttcaataaaattgttcaaaataatatttgtcaatagaatcatctttattttcaaaaaataagtcacataatttgagcaaatatacgaaattgtaaaataaaataaataaagttaataactaaaagaagaataaaaataaaaacaaaaaaaagtttgaaaattctataattattaattttataatagtaatcactcttttatttaatcaaaaaaagaaaaataaaaatcttcggcccggcggaccggcccgcccTGCCCCGTCAAGacccgccaatttggcggtgcggatttgacagatttttttaatttagtgagtTCCAAATTCTAGTCCGACCCACCTTTTTTTAGCGGATCGACTCGACGGGTTcaacccgttttgccacccctaatagttacctaatttattaaaaagatatataaattaatatttaatttaaaaatataaaaataaataattttaaatatttaaaacttattaATAACTTTGGTAATTTTGACATTAAATTTATAAGTACTAAAAAATTTGTCTTTGAAAATACGGTGATTGGGTCGACCTGTAAAGTAACATTAGTACTAATTGTATGTAGTACTTAGATTTATTTAATAATACACTTTAGttatacacaaaaaaaatttttgacaattaaatttaaataagttaATCTAAATTGAACAAAACTATGAAAGCAACACGCTCCAATTAAGAGTGACAATACTATTCGAACCTGGGTATCCATCCCGCCCAACTCACTCGGGATGAGTAATTTATCCAACTGTTTTTAACAGGGCGAGTTTTTGGACAGATCGGATCGTATCTAGATAATGTTCACCCctgatatatataatatatataaatatatacagttttaatacataatatatgtaatatatataaaataattaataatattgtatcatatttaaatttttattttaatttatttatgtatgtattgatgattatataaattttaaaatttaattttatttgttggattttaataattatagaggCACGTAAGGCTGGGGGTACTCTCATGGAGATGTTAGAGTTTAACTTTTCACTATTCGCGAGTAGGAGCAGGGCGAGTTATATGAGGTTATTGTAGGGTGGGGCGGAGTTGGATAAGGCAAAAGCCCACCCCAATGCCCCCATTGCCATCCTAGCTCCAACTCCCTACTAACGCGTATTTCGCAttctttaatataaattttttttcgcattctttcttctttgatgcATTTTTTTCCTCCTCTTCCAGTGATTTgaaatattatgtattttttgttttgttttgttttttttttgttatgagtGTAAAATAAGaagtattaaactactcttccaccttagcacatgacaacaataaagaggTCTCGTGACCCATAAATTCAacccaacagaatacataaattcagttacaattttagtctttattattttatcttatcttatctttagttgttcttatcttatctttatttgcttttatctttcttagtccaatgctctatatatatttagttttaccttcataattcaattcaattcaatcaatcaagaaATACAAAGTAtaatattcttcttctcttcttttcttatcctttcacaattttattatggtatcagagtcttggtatcctccttgaagaggatacaTAAGCTATCATCTTTCTGGTGAAAAATCactctacttctttttcaacctcCTACCACGATGAATAATTAATCTTTTAATTTAGCTCAGAATCTAACCAATCTCTATTACGTCCATCCAAGTAAAAATCCAACATCGGTCTTGGTTACACCTGTTCTAACAGGATTTAACTATCATTCATGGAATAGTTACTATGACTTGTCTGCGCCTTCTTCCGGCAGTTTCATCTACACCTTCTTCCGGGAGTTTCGTCTGCATTCTGTTTCAGCTGTCATGTCTGCATTTTGTTTCAGCTGTCATGTCTGCATTTTGTTTCAGCAGTTCAATCTGCATCTGTTTTAGCAGTTCCATCTGCACTCTTATTGCGCTCCACGCGCCCTCTTTTTTTTTATCGCGCTCTACGCGCCCTTTGAAGACCACTCTTATTGCGCCATACGCGCCCTCTAAAGATCAATCTTATTGCGCTCtacgtgctttttttttttgaagatcgctgctcaagcacagcatctccttttatatttttgccgccGGCAGCTCAAGTTCCGCCGCACGCAATTTTTTGAAGATTGCTGCTCAATCACAtcatctccttttatatttttgccgccGGCAGCTCAAGCTCCGCCGCATGCATCTTCCTTCGCGTCACCACATCAGACGCTCAACAATTTCATCGGAACTTATCCAAGCTGTGGATTATTGACATCTTCCATCCACCAGCTTGCGGGAgcgtattaaactactcttccaccttagtccatgacaacaataaagaagtctcgtgGCCCACAAATTTAacccaacagaatacataaattcagttacaattttagtctttattattttatcttatcttatctttagttgttcttatcttatctttatttgcttttatctttcttagcccaatgctctatatatatttagttttacctacataatataattcaattcaatcaatcaagaaGTATAatattcttcctctcttcttttcttattctttcacaattttattaagaAGAATTATGAAAAGGTGAAGCAAGGAGAAgataaacaagaagaaagaaaaaaataatgatgatgaagaagaaaaagaggaggaagaggagttttgagttttgtaaaatttataaGAAAATAGTACCAAAATTTTTTACATGACAcagaaatttcttaattttgatatcgaaattttttaaccgtggtgaaataaaaattatgagaatgtaaaacaagaagaagaagaagaagatgatgatgaagaagaaaatgtGGAGTTTTGAGTTATGAAGAATTTATCAGAAAATATCgctaaaattttttaactgtgacatggaagttttttaattttgatatcgaAATTTTTTAACAGTGACATAGGTTTTTGTTAAGAGGGTGAAATAGGAATTATGAGAatatcaaacaagaagaagaagaatatcaaataagatgatgatgatgaggaaagaaaattttaaattgtgcATAATTTATCAAACAAAtaataccaaaattttttaattgtgatacagaaaattttttaattttaacaccaaaatttcttaaccgtgacatatatattttttaaccgTGTCATTTCTAACTAAATGATGTATGTTTCTCATCATTGAACTAGTTGGGTAGTACTAAATTCATATATAAAAGGTTTAGCCATTTCTATGTCATTTACAAcaagttgatgtatttttttttctaaaacataTTTGAATGTATTTTTTTGGTTGGGTGAATTAAGGTTTTGGACTTGCGATTCTTTAGATTTTTTGTATCATTTGTCAAAAGATTTCTATATCATTTCTAACTAAATGATGTGTTTTGTTATCATTGAATTAATTGTGTGGTATtaaactgaagaagaagaagaggagaaggagttttgagttatgcaaaatttaacaaaaaaaataatatcaaaattttttaaccgtgacacaaggagtttgttaattttgacaTCAAAATTTCTTAACCATGACACAAGTTATAATTAAGAGTGTGAaacaagaattatgagaatatgaataaagaagaagaataattatgagaatgtgaaagaagaagaaaaagaagatgataatgatgatgatgatgatgatgataatgatgaatgagagttttgaattgtgtagaATTTTTcagaaaaatagcatcaaaattttttaactatgacacagaaaaatttttaatttttacactgAAATTTTTTAACCATGCCATTTACAACTTAATGAATCGTTAAACTAATTGTGTGATATTTaactaagaagaagatgatggCGATGATAATAAAggatgagaaaaaaaagaagaaaaagaagacctcaaatgaaaaaaatgagaggagaaagagaaggagaaagaggagaaggaggaggaagtgGTGGTGGTGATAGCGATGACAATAACAAAAAAGTAAGATAGAGAAAAAGAaggaggataaaaagaaaaagaagtaggaGTGTAAGTAAGtaagaagaagcaaaagaaaaagaagtaagaaataaaaagcgcattcgaagaagagaaaaaaaaaagtgcgCGCACAATATTTTTCTGCCAACATCAATTaactttttcaaatttatttcatttattctaaatttagactctaaattataaatctttaattttaaattctaaattataaacttAAATTCTAAAGTTGACTAATATTGACTAAATAAAAGTTTATTTCTTatgctttttattattgtattcccAAGTTATTCGAATATGAATAATACTATATAACTAATagttttttgccaattttttttaaaggtaGTTTATTTGTCttaaattctaaactctaaatCATATATTCTAATCctaaataaatattaaagttaGCTACTATTTGCTAATTAAAAAATAGTTCTCTATATTTTTTCTCTAACTATGAAACATATGGTAGGCCATGCTTCTAGATTTAGATTTATTTAGTATACAAAAATTAGGAATGATAACACAActccaatataaaaataaaatctcaaaagTAGTCTCTAAAATTGACGTTGTACATCAATTTcgtcattaaaattcaaatttcactaattacATTTTTTAGATTGGTAAAAGTGCAACACTTTAGTCTTTCACCTTTTTTCTGTCAACAATATGCTAACGCGATTTGATGACGTGGATCATTAGTGACACATGTTACATTATGATTTAGTCATGTATAGTGGTATGATGACGAATTAGTCAGTGACACATGACTTGACGTAAACGAGTGTGTCACGTGTCACAACACTATTTGCCACGTGTCATCCTATAACACATGTAATAACATTATTCGTCTACGTGTCAtctattatgttatttttgtagGTGTACCAAATTAGTCCTTGACTTTTCATTAAGGATGTTCAAGACTCGGATACAAAGTATATTTTGTCGGTTTCGGATTATCATTTTTACTCGACGTTATTTTTAGGTTAGGTTATGTTTTGAGTCACTCGATTAAGCCTAAAGttgttttttataataaatatatatatatattttagaataaaattaataataaaatattatatatttatatttcaattaagattgtttttgtattaaaataatttattttggtatAAATATGATATAGTattgttaattttcatttctaaaagtaaaattttattaatttattttataaaatttataaatttgtatatactaattttttattagattaaTTTGGTTTATTTCAGACCGAATTAAAATAGTTTTAGTGGCCTATTAGAGTCACGTCCATGCCTAATTAAActgaatttggatcttctaaattttgaatttttactttagaggataaagtgtgaAAATCACacctttaaataatttttctctcgTATTTTTTCTTagtcccacttataaaataaatggtgagagatcacactttatcctttaaagtaAAATTCGAAATTTAGATCCAATTAAATCTGATCTAATTTGATCTatgaacatttttattttatattgagtgacttattttaatttgtgaaattgaataTTGTgtactaaattaatttttttgtcaatatttttcatattttttataaattcaatcctttcaatattttttaatacattaattttttttctactatTTCTCATGTCGTATTAAATTTAAgtgtttttataaatatttttaaaaatttagttttaatcaaatattttttttcacaacAATTAACATTTGATTATATTAAACTGTCCAACTAAATCTTTTTTAGGAATCAAAATATTTaactataaaataattactaaaagATAAGTTAGATATCTTTGTGCTTCTCGTTTTTCAAGGAAACGTGTTTTTGCGCTTCCTGTTTTCTTTGCGAAGAGGCTTTTTTGTTCCGCacgttttttttttatagaatctGCGTGACTGTGTCTTACTTTAGCTTTTGTATAATGTAAAAGCTTTATGATTTAGGTCAtggataaacaacttaattaagttacttttgaaaaaataatttaaacaataaatatttatattaaaagtaatttataaataagttattttgtgtttatttttttagttttaaaagtacttattttaaaaaaaaaatgataaaaaattttttattatgagagaagtcatttttttaaactactccttaaacaccaaaatagttttttaaaaagttataattttattttaaaaattataccgaacattaatattatacattttcataagttaaaagttaaaaaaagttacTTATAAATCTATCCAAACGGACCCTTAgtattttttttaggaaaaatattTATACCCGATTTGTTTACAGATATAaaacactaataaaaaatataaaaatataaaattatagttaatagataaaatataaaaaaaatattgtatctaaagatattaaattagtatattttatatttattttaataaaaaatatataaatattaataaaaaacataaattttttatttttttatgaatttagcTAAAAGTGTATATTAAgatgataaattaaaatttttttattaaaagtacaaaagatttaaatttttaatgtatttgttttgtatttattaaataaaaatatttaaaattttttattaataataaacatttaaatatttttttattattttttcgtaattatattttttattatatttttttttcaattttttgaataaaaaatattaaacttttataatttgttttaatttattatcaaataaaatataaaaatactaattttaatattttgtctattatatgttatttttagtgtcttattttatcctatttttagtAGTGCATAAATGTCTCTTAATTAGCATGCCAACAAATAAGGATTTAgattctttaaattttgaattttattttagagggtaaaatgtgattttttatttttgaatagtttctctcttatattttttcttagttcacttaataaaataaatggtgagagatcaaattttattttctaaagtgaaaattcaaaatttagagtattcaaattcaaaaataatactaGAATAAATTAGTCACAAAAACTTGAAAGAACGTCACTTTTTAAGCGCTCGAAATAAACCCAAAGAATTTTTTATGATGTCTAACATTTATTCatgtaattcaaaataaaaaaatgagtttCATTTTACTCAATCTCTATTTGACTATTTCTAGACAAACTAAACAGAATTTTGAAAGCACCAAACAATTTCCATTTCCTAATGCAAAATCCCCTCGTGGCATAGAATCAAAGTTCCCTGATAACATATAAAAACGAGAGGCCAAGAAACGAAGTTCAACGAACGACCATCATGCTTGTTTTTAAGTCCACTTTACCACtctcttcatcatcttcatctcttcacaccaatctcacatttCATCTCTATAACCTCCCTTCTTCTaaactctcttcttcttctctgctttttcttcatcatcatgTTCACTCCACAAGGCAAACCTCCTCAACCTCTAGAGTTAGGAAACTTTCCATTAGAGCTTACATGGAGAACCAGAACTCCATTTCTGGTTTCGCCAACAAGGTCATTGGTTCTTTGCCTGTGGTTGGACTCATAGCTAGGATTCTCAGCGATGAAGGTGGCGTTGGAAGTGACATCATTGATTTTGCTGAGTTCAGAAGAAGGGTTGGCAAGAAGTGCTCCATCAATGATTCCAGAGCTTTCTATGAGTTCCAGACTCGAAGAGGACGGGTAATCAATTTTGAATCCATTTAGTTCTTTTCCAACCACCACACATAATCAAAATTGAACCTTGGGTTGTATAATTCGACAAAACTCAAACTTTGTAACCTTATAATGGATAAAAGGTTGGTGATGAAGTGTTTAACCCTTTCGTTCAAATTTCAGTCTTGGGTTTAAGAGCTGTAATTTAGTGGAAGTGGTTTTCATGCTCAAAACTCTGTGTTACATTTTATGTTGATGAATATTGGTAATGGGTTGTTTAGTTATCTTTTTGTATTTAGGCAGGGGATCCTCTTTATGTTCTGTTGTGCTGTTGGCTAGCTGCGGTTGGTGCTGGTCTTCTGAAAACTGAGGAGATTTTGGAAGGGGTGGCGAGGCTGCGGATCTCGAATGACATTGAATTTGAGGAGCAGAATTTTATTGCCTTGATGAATGAAGCAAGAGAGGTTGGTCCCTTCTTCTATCTTTGTATCTTACAAGTTTTAGTATATTCATATTTGATAAAAATGCTTCGTGTAAATTACAAAATCAGCCGCTACAAATGTTTTATTATAAATGGGACTCTTGCTTAATACTACTTTGCATTTGAAGGGGAGTTGTATCAGTTTATATTAACTGACCGAATCAGTCTAAATGGTAAACAATTTGGCTCAGAAGAATGGTTGAAAATGGTGCTTCAAAGGTTTCTGCAGGCTTGTCATTGTTCTTGTCTGTGGGAGGACATTATGATATATGTTCTGCATTGTTCTCTTCGGTCtttcctaaataattttttagtgataagaaaattttcaaattttcatctcAATAGTATATACCTCAATGGAAAAAGACTTGGCTAAACACCGCTTAATCCTTGTCAAGGCAAAGACAAAACGCTTGCAA
Encoded here:
- the LOC112750795 gene encoding photosystem I assembly factor PSA3, chloroplastic gives rise to the protein MLVFKSTLPLSSSSSSLHTNLTFHLYNLPSSKLSSSSLLFLHHHVHSTRQTSSTSRVRKLSIRAYMENQNSISGFANKVIGSLPVVGLIARILSDEGGVGSDIIDFAEFRRRVGKKCSINDSRAFYEFQTRRGRAGDPLYVLLCCWLAAVGAGLLKTEEILEGVARLRISNDIEFEEQNFIALMNEARERRAKLKAAPPAIPMEIRVEKALDATYVCCFGKDPIEEEDETLLITMLSAVFPSVQQQEIQQMVRDKALRVAEGGGDDYVLEAKPLSKEAVELQMKDLQFLRQNSET